A genomic window from Vitis riparia cultivar Riparia Gloire de Montpellier isolate 1030 chromosome 18, EGFV_Vit.rip_1.0, whole genome shotgun sequence includes:
- the LOC117907696 gene encoding histone H3.2: MARTKQTARKSTGGKAPRKQLATKAARKSAPATGGVKKPHRFRPGTVALREIRKYQKSTELLIRKLPFQRLVREIAQDFKTDLRFQSSAVAALQEAAEAYLVGLFEDTNLCAIHAKRVTIMPKDIQLARRIRGERA; this comes from the coding sequence ATGGCCAGAACCAAGCAGACTGCTCGGAAGTCCACAGGAGGCAAAGCCCCTAGGAAGCAGTTGGCCACGAAGGCCGCCAGGAAGTCGGCTCCTGCCACCGGAGGAGTCAAGAAGCCTCACCGCTTCAGGCCTGGAACGGTGGCGCTGAGGGAGATCAGGAAGTACCAGAAGAGCACGGAGCTGTTGATCCGGAAGCTTCCTTTTCAGAGGCTGGTGCGTGAGATCGCCCAGGACTTCAAGACCGATCTGAGGTTCCAGAGCAGCGCCGTGGCGGCATTGCAGGAGGCTGCCGAGGCCTACTTGGTGGGGCTGTTCGAGGACACCAATCTCTGCGCGATTCACGCCAAGAGGGTCACCATCATGCCCAAAGATATTCAGCTAGCGAGGAGGATCAGAGGCGAGAGGGCTTGA
- the LOC117907929 gene encoding cytochrome b-c1 complex subunit 6-like, translated as MADEEPVDPKKYLEESCKPKCVRYLRAYEACENRVKEDETGHKHCTGQYFDYWSCVDKCVAPRLFTKLK; from the exons AT GGCGGACGAAGAGCCTGTTGATCCAAAGAAGTATCTTGAAGAATCTTGCAAGCCTAAGTGTGTGAGATATTTGCGTGCATATGAG GCATGTGAGAATAGGGTCAAAGAAGATGAAACTGGACATAAACACTGTACGGGGCAGTATTTTGACTACTGGTCTTGTGTTGATAAATGT GTTGCCCCAAGGCTTTTTACTAAACTGAAGTGA